Genomic segment of Prochlorococcus marinus CUG1433:
CCTTGTTTCTTTCAAGTTCCTGTTTATTTAGTCCATGCCCAATAATCTTTTTGTATTTTTTCCCTTTAGGTAAATAACTATCCCAACTGGACATTAAATCAAGAACAGTGGAACAAGCAGCTATTTCAGTTTCGTAAACACCTGTTAGGTATTTTCTGAAGTTCGCATCTAGATGATAAACAAATTTTGGATCAGAATAAAATTCTTGATCATTTCTTTCATCAATTTTCTTCCTTTGATAATTATTTAAAACTTGCAAAACTAATGACTTTTAACTCTATATAAAATTTAGAAAATATAAAACCCTTTTGTGTTTAAGTGATATATCTTGGTTAAATTAATTAAAAATTTTAAAAAAAACTAGACATCCACTTAAAAAAAGTTAGATTTTAATTAATAATTTAATTAAAAATGATTAATTTTAGAAGTAGTAAAAAAAATAAGTCAAAAAATTCTCTCTTCAATCCTTATAAAAATGGAATAACTTCATATGACATGGCATATCTTTCATCAAAAAGAAGTTCAAAAAATAAAACTCTTTCTCCAAAGAATGATTCTCAAAAAGATTATTTGGCTGCATAGAAATGCCTTATATTGATATTTCGACTTCAATAAAAGTTGATGATAAGAAAAAACTACTTGAAGATATTTCAGTATTTTTTTCATCCTTAACAAATAAATCAAAGAAATTTGTAATGACAAAATTAGCTGATAATTGCGAAATGTATTTTGACAATCAAAGCCATTGCTGCTTTTTAGAAATCAGGTCAATAGGTTCTTTAAATCCTTCAGAAATGGCAAAGCCAATATCAAATTTTGTACATGAAAAAATGGGAATATCAATAGATAAGATATATATATCTTTCTACGATGTCCCTTCTTCAATGTGGGCTTGGAATGGAAAAACCTTTGGTTAAGAATTATTGTTTTAAATTTTGATTTAATGGAAATAAATAATTTAGTTGATTTAAACAGTTTTAGATCTGCTCCTGAATTAAGCAATATTCAAATAAAAAAATTATTAGAACAACTAAAAGCAAATATTTTGGATGCTGATTGGATTACAATCGGGATAATGGCACCTTCTAATATGGAAGCTGTTGAAGCATTAAAATCAATTTCTAAAAAATTTTCCTTTGTTACTATTAGTGGTTTAGAAAACCTTTTCGCTAATGGAAATGTCTTTTTAAAATATAATCAAAAAACTGGTCATGTTTTCGTTAGATCTGAAAATGGTCTTGGAGAAGGCATTTTATTAACTTGTCAGTATGACCATGAATCTAAGAATTCAAGTACTTTTGGGCCATTCCCCTTAGATTTTTTTACTAACTAATTTAAAATTTGTGTCTTAATAAATATTTTTGTGTGACTAGGATTTTTTCTTTCTTGAAACAAGCTTTGATATTATGATTATTGGAATTAATCCAAATCTTCCAACTTTTTAATTAGATGTTTTTTCAGGACATAATTCAAAACTTAAATAAATTTTGGTCTAATGAAGGATGTCTAATAATGCAGCCATATGACACTGAAAAAGGTGCTGGCACTATGAATCCTCACACATTCTTAAGGGCAATTGGACCAGAACCTTGGAGTGTTGCTTATTCGGAACCATGTCGAAGGCCAACAGATGGAAGGTTTGGCGATAATCCTAATAGAGCTCAACATTACTTTCAATATCAAGTAATAATCAAGCCTTCTCCAGATAAAATACAGGAAAAATTTTTAACATCTTTAGAATCTCTAGGAATAAATCCTAGAAACCATGACATAAGATTTGTTGAAGATAATTGGGAGTCTCCTACACTTGGAGCCTGGGGAGTAGGTTGGGAAGTATGGTTGGATGGCATGGAAGTAACTCAATTTACTTATTTTCAACAATGCGGGGGCTTGGATTGTAATCCAATCCCTATTGAAATTACTTATGGCTTGGAGAGGATTGCAATGTTTTTGCAAGATAAGGAGAGTATTTGGGATCTCAACTGGAACAAAAATTTGAAATATAGTGATATTTGGCTTCAATTTGAAAAAAGTCAATGTTCATATAACTTTAATGCATCTAATCCTGATAACCTCAGAAAACTTTTTGAAATTTATCAGTCTGAGGCAAGTTCTTTAATAGAGAATAAATTAACTTATCCTGCACTAGATTTCGTTCTGAAATGTAGTCATACTTTCAATTTGCTAGACGCGAGGGGTGTGATTTCAGTTACTGATCGTGCTCAATATATTGAAAAGATTCGAAAATTAGCAAGAAAAGTTGCATCAACTTGGATTGAAGAAAGAGAATGCCTCGACTACCCATTAATCAAATAATAATTTGGGTAATTATTATAAAAAAAAAGATTAGATTGTATAAAAGGATACGCTGCTATGAAACTTATAATTCTTTCTTTTTTTGTAACGCCAGATACAGTATAGGTACCCTTTTCGTAGGGTTACTTTTAGTGTGAGGTAAAATGAAACTCTTCCAACAAATGTTGGTGGCAGGAGCATCTCTGGGCTTTATAGCTCCGATAGCTGTTCAGGCTTCCGATATTGTCAACTTAGAAGAAATGGATAGCTATGCGCTTAGCCAAAAAAGATCTTCAAGACTTGACAGTAAATCATTCATTAACGAAGTTAGCGAGGATATCGCCAAACTTAAGGGCCGTGTTGATGGCCTTGAGGCCAGACAAAATCAATTTGAAGCTGGTGGCTTCTCAGATACAACAACCATGGACGGTAAAGCTGTTTTCACTTTAATGGGTACAGACCACAACCTCAGTGCAGCAACAAAAGACGACTCAGTAACAGCTGCATATATGCTTCAAATGAACCTAAACACCAGTTTTACGGGTGATGATAATCTTTACATTAGATTAAAGTCTGGAAACCATGCTGGTAATAGTGTTACTAAAACATACGGAACATACCTGAGTTCAGGTAATGGTAATGCAGATGTACTAAAGGTTGACAAAATCTGGTATGAATTCCCAGTAGGGGACAAAAATACATTCTGGATTGGACCAAAAATTGAGAACTATTATATGCATGGAACTACCCCTTCAATTTATAAGCCCGTAACAAAACAATTTACTCTTGGTGGTAATGGTGAAGCATATGGAGCAAGTACTAACTCTGGTGTTGGTTGGGCATATAAAGCTGATAATGGCTTTGCGGTAAGCTCTAATGTAGTATCTCAACAAAATGGAACTACTAATGGATTCATTACAAATGAATCAGCAACATCTTGGGCTAATCAAGTAGGTTATACAACTGATCAATGGTCAGTATCAGCTATTGTTAATTCGAAAACTAATGGTTGGAGTGATACTTACTATCACACAGCGAATCATGCTCCTACCGGTAATGACAGTTTTACTTCGATTGGCCTGAGATCATGGTGGAGACCTGCTGATACAGGTACTAAAACTCCTTCAATCTCACTAGGATTTGATTCAACAAGCTATGATGGAGCTCCAGCGGCATCGGACAGCTCAAGTGCCTGGTTTGCAGGGCTAACTTGGGAGGACATGTTCCAAGCTGACGATAGAATCGGAATAGCTTTTGGACAACCAACAACAAATGAGAATGAAAGCACTGTAGATCCATTCGCTTACGAATTATATTATTCATTTAAAACCAATGAATCTGTTACTATCACACCAGCAATCTTTGGTGGATCTGATAGAAATGGAACATCTCGTGATGATGTATTCGGTGCAGTACTTGAAACTACACTCAAATTCTAATTTGATTTAATCAAAATAATTAAACGCCCATAAGGGCGTTTTTTTTTCTTACTATTTTCTCTTACGAAATTATGAGATTTTGAATTATGAATAGTATAAAAAGAGTTTTTGAATTAATTCTAGTTATGAATAAAAATTAGAATATTACCAACAATTTTCTCCCTCTCCAATTGGTATACACATACTTGATGAAGCAGCTTCATCAGCGAGTTTTTGCGCTTGCTCGTCGAGAATAAAATCAGCTTCTAATGGCATATCTGTGTTCCATTCCTTTAATCCGCCTAAATCATTTTCTTCAGCCTTCAGAGAAAAGTCTTCAGTTGTTGATATCGCAATTGCACTTGTAGCTGCGAGAAATATTGCAATAGAATTTTTCTTTTTCATATATATTTTAGATTAATAATATCTTAGTGAAAAAAGAAAAAGTTTTCTATTCGATGTATAAAATGATTCAGATTAACTCCCTAATCTCCTTAAAAGATTCGCATATGATTTAAAAATAAGATCTACTTCTTCCGATCTTCCATGTTTAGCAAGTAATGATCTGGCTGCGGCGTCCAGATCAAATAAATATTCTCTTTCTTCAATGCTTTTGATATAGCTTTCAATCCAACCAATCAAAACCAATCTTTCACCCCAAAGAACTTCTTCTACAGAATGTAAATAAGTACTAGGATAAATTATTATTTCTCCTGCATTTAATTTGAATTTTTCCTCTGAGTTAAAA
This window contains:
- a CDS encoding DUF1824 family protein; translated protein: MEINNLVDLNSFRSAPELSNIQIKKLLEQLKANILDADWITIGIMAPSNMEAVEALKSISKKFSFVTISGLENLFANGNVFLKYNQKTGHVFVRSENGLGEGILLTCQYDHESKNSSTFGPFPLDFFTN
- the glyQ gene encoding glycine--tRNA ligase subunit alpha; protein product: MFFQDIIQNLNKFWSNEGCLIMQPYDTEKGAGTMNPHTFLRAIGPEPWSVAYSEPCRRPTDGRFGDNPNRAQHYFQYQVIIKPSPDKIQEKFLTSLESLGINPRNHDIRFVEDNWESPTLGAWGVGWEVWLDGMEVTQFTYFQQCGGLDCNPIPIEITYGLERIAMFLQDKESIWDLNWNKNLKYSDIWLQFEKSQCSYNFNASNPDNLRKLFEIYQSEASSLIENKLTYPALDFVLKCSHTFNLLDARGVISVTDRAQYIEKIRKLARKVASTWIEERECLDYPLIK
- a CDS encoding iron uptake porin — protein: MKLFQQMLVAGASLGFIAPIAVQASDIVNLEEMDSYALSQKRSSRLDSKSFINEVSEDIAKLKGRVDGLEARQNQFEAGGFSDTTTMDGKAVFTLMGTDHNLSAATKDDSVTAAYMLQMNLNTSFTGDDNLYIRLKSGNHAGNSVTKTYGTYLSSGNGNADVLKVDKIWYEFPVGDKNTFWIGPKIENYYMHGTTPSIYKPVTKQFTLGGNGEAYGASTNSGVGWAYKADNGFAVSSNVVSQQNGTTNGFITNESATSWANQVGYTTDQWSVSAIVNSKTNGWSDTYYHTANHAPTGNDSFTSIGLRSWWRPADTGTKTPSISLGFDSTSYDGAPAASDSSSAWFAGLTWEDMFQADDRIGIAFGQPTTNENESTVDPFAYELYYSFKTNESVTITPAIFGGSDRNGTSRDDVFGAVLETTLKF